A DNA window from Sporohalobacter salinus contains the following coding sequences:
- the ccsB gene encoding c-type cytochrome biogenesis protein CcsB, which translates to MFWVNVFFKITLIIYFVSSGFYIKREFFSDPKTKNHWTANLLYVGIGTHTLSLLALILATNYLPIKNLFETILLLTWTVIIIYMLIEYLYKFRVLGAFILPVNSLLLLYAIFLPNDLNNLPESMQSIWLSIHTSTIFVGYGVFTLAFCVSIAYLIQEKQLQDKKLSIFYHRLPPLEKLEQLNLQLVAVGFPLLTIGIITGSLWAKEVWGMYWNWNIKQIWVSIIWLIYALYLHNRISGKWRGKKSVYITIVGFLAILFTYLGLSFLPVEFHNFN; encoded by the coding sequence ATGTTCTGGGTTAATGTTTTTTTTAAGATTACTTTAATTATTTATTTTGTTAGTAGTGGCTTTTATATTAAGCGAGAATTTTTTTCTGATCCTAAAACTAAGAATCACTGGACTGCAAACCTTTTATATGTAGGAATTGGGACTCATACCTTAAGTTTATTAGCTTTAATTTTAGCTACTAACTATCTGCCGATCAAGAACTTGTTTGAAACTATTCTGTTATTAACTTGGACTGTAATTATTATTTATATGTTAATTGAATATTTATATAAATTTAGAGTTTTAGGTGCTTTTATTTTACCTGTTAACTCTTTATTACTTTTATATGCTATTTTCCTTCCCAATGATTTGAATAATTTACCAGAGAGTATGCAGAGTATTTGGCTTAGTATTCATACTTCTACTATTTTTGTTGGTTATGGTGTTTTTACTTTAGCTTTTTGTGTTAGTATAGCTTATCTTATTCAAGAAAAGCAGTTACAGGATAAAAAATTATCAATTTTTTATCATCGTTTACCTCCCTTAGAAAAACTGGAACAATTAAATCTTCAATTGGTAGCAGTTGGCTTTCCATTATTGACTATTGGAATTATTACTGGTTCTTTATGGGCTAAAGAGGTTTGGGGAATGTACTGGAACTGGAATATTAAACAAATCTGGGTATCAATAATTTGGCTAATTTATGCTTTATATCTTCATAATCGTATTTCTGGAAAATGGCGTGGAAAGAAAAGTGTTTATATTACTATTGTAGGTTTTCTCGCCATTCTATTTACTTATTTAGGTCTGAGCTTTCTACCGGTTGAATTTCATAATTTTAATTAG
- a CDS encoding precorrin-2 dehydrogenase/sirohydrochlorin ferrochelatase family protein, whose translation MAKYYPLALDLVDKKVLVVGGGTVAERKVQPLLESEAEVTVISPELTFKLKEQVEEGLISYKDRGYRSTDIEGKFLVIGATDNLAINKQIAEDGLAQNLLVNIVDQPEISNFNVPAVVRQGSLCLSISTDGKSPALSGRIRRELEEEFGPEYKEFLDIMGKLRVEIISRVDDSKVRRRVFKELAYSEIIDYIEVGDYKKVKELINNILPEEIELEEVTNE comes from the coding sequence ATGGCTAAGTATTATCCACTGGCTTTAGATTTAGTAGATAAAAAGGTATTAGTAGTAGGAGGAGGAACTGTTGCTGAAAGAAAAGTGCAGCCTTTATTAGAATCTGAAGCAGAAGTTACAGTTATTAGTCCGGAATTGACTTTTAAGCTGAAAGAACAAGTAGAGGAAGGTTTGATTTCTTATAAAGATAGGGGATATCGATCAACTGATATTGAGGGAAAGTTTCTAGTGATTGGAGCTACAGATAATTTAGCTATTAATAAACAAATTGCAGAGGATGGTTTAGCCCAGAATTTATTGGTTAATATTGTAGACCAACCTGAAATTTCTAATTTTAATGTACCAGCAGTTGTAAGACAGGGCTCGTTATGCTTAAGCATCTCAACTGATGGAAAGAGTCCAGCATTGTCTGGTAGGATTAGAAGAGAGTTAGAGGAGGAATTTGGTCCCGAATATAAAGAGTTTCTGGACATAATGGGTAAATTAAGAGTAGAAATTATTTCTCGAGTAGATGATAGTAAAGTAAGAAGAAGAGTCTTCAAAGAATTAGCTTATTCAGAAATAATTGATTATATTGAAGTAGGAGATTACAAAAAAGTAAAGGAATTAATTAATAATATTTTGCCAGAAGAGATTGAATTAGAGGAGGTAACAAATGAATAA
- the hemC gene encoding hydroxymethylbilane synthase: protein MNNSKVVIGTRSSDLAVGQAEIVAEMLREAAPKYEFELKKITTKGDKILNSPLSQIGGKGLFIKELEIALLEKEIDLAVHSTKDMPAELPEGLAVLGFPERVDPRDSLISKTGLGLDELPSGGRIGTGSLRRTSQLLNYRSDLEVIPIRGNINTRLEKLKNGELNLDAIVLAAAGLIRMGWQEKITQYLDYEIMLPAAGQGALAIEARESDTEIRSLINKIDGQKIRYILQAERGFLERLDGDCHVPVGALAEIDGEEITLEGMVATLDGQKYLRNQMTDSIKKAEELGIKLAEDLIDKGAKKILQQAKQETDK from the coding sequence ATGAATAATAGTAAGGTAGTTATTGGCACTAGAAGTAGTGACTTAGCGGTAGGACAAGCTGAGATAGTAGCTGAAATGTTGAGGGAGGCTGCTCCGAAATATGAATTTGAATTAAAAAAGATTACTACTAAAGGAGATAAGATTTTAAATAGTCCTTTGTCACAGATAGGCGGGAAAGGATTATTTATTAAGGAGCTAGAAATTGCCTTGTTAGAAAAAGAAATAGATTTAGCAGTACATAGTACGAAAGATATGCCTGCAGAACTACCAGAGGGATTAGCAGTTCTTGGTTTTCCAGAACGAGTAGATCCTAGAGATTCTTTAATTTCTAAAACAGGTTTAGGGCTCGATGAATTACCATCAGGAGGGAGAATTGGAACAGGTAGTTTAAGACGTACTTCACAACTTTTAAATTATAGATCTGATTTAGAAGTTATTCCAATCAGAGGAAATATCAATACTAGATTGGAAAAATTGAAAAATGGAGAATTGAATTTGGATGCAATTGTGTTAGCAGCAGCCGGTTTGATTAGAATGGGGTGGCAAGAAAAGATTACTCAATATTTAGATTATGAAATTATGCTGCCAGCAGCAGGACAAGGCGCTTTAGCTATTGAGGCAAGAGAATCTGATACAGAAATTAGATCATTAATAAACAAGATAGATGGTCAAAAGATTCGCTATATTTTACAGGCAGAACGAGGATTTTTAGAACGACTAGATGGTGATTGTCATGTACCGGTTGGGGCTTTAGCTGAGATAGATGGAGAAGAAATTACTTTAGAAGGTATGGTAGCAACTTTAGATGGTCAGAAATATTTACGCAATCAGATGACAGATTCTATTAAAAAGGCGGAGGAGTTAGGAATAAAGTTAGCTGAAGATCTAATTGACAAAGGTGCAAAAAAGATTCTACAACAAGCAAAACAGGAGACTGATAAATAA
- the cobA gene encoding uroporphyrinogen-III C-methyltransferase, translated as MEEGKVFLVGAGPGDPKLITVKGLEAIKEADVLIYDYLANEQLLAKASTDVEKIYAGKKAGDHTYTQKEINDIIVNKAKRGKVVTRLKGGDPFIFGRGGEEAEYLQENGVEFEIVPGITSPIAVPAYAGIPLTHRDFNSSVSFVTGHEAPNKEESSLDWEKLATATGTIVFLMGVGNLAKNVAKLKEHGRDPETPAALIRWGTKPEQKTVSGTLNNIVERVEKANLKPPAITIVGEVVQLRDKIKWFENEPLFGKRVLVTRSRTQASSLSKKLYRLGAEPIECPAIKIVPPEDFAQLDKALLKADEYDWAVFTSVNGVKAVVNRLKELGRDVRAFGSAKICAIGSKTAAELENWGLKVDYVPEKYVSESILSGLDDDLTGEKFLLPRSDISRPALPDGLKKRGAEVNNVTAYRTVTGEGNEKALELIDKGEVDIVTFTSSSTVRNFIKMLDSRDYNGLLKSVTIACIGPITAGTAGEFGLEVDIIAEEYTIEGLVEAVLNNT; from the coding sequence ATGGAAGAAGGGAAAGTATTCTTAGTTGGTGCTGGACCTGGAGATCCAAAGTTGATTACTGTTAAAGGATTAGAGGCTATTAAAGAAGCTGATGTTTTAATTTATGATTATTTAGCTAATGAACAATTATTGGCTAAGGCTTCTACTGATGTAGAAAAAATTTACGCTGGTAAAAAAGCTGGGGATCATACTTATACTCAAAAAGAGATTAATGATATAATTGTCAATAAGGCTAAAAGAGGTAAGGTAGTTACCAGATTGAAAGGTGGGGATCCGTTTATATTTGGACGCGGTGGAGAAGAAGCAGAGTATTTACAAGAGAATGGAGTTGAATTTGAGATAGTTCCAGGAATTACTTCTCCAATTGCAGTACCAGCTTATGCTGGAATTCCACTAACTCATCGTGATTTTAATTCATCTGTTTCTTTTGTAACAGGTCATGAAGCCCCTAACAAAGAAGAATCTAGTTTGGATTGGGAGAAGTTAGCAACTGCTACTGGTACGATTGTTTTTTTAATGGGAGTAGGTAACTTAGCAAAAAATGTAGCTAAGTTAAAAGAACATGGCCGTGATCCTGAAACACCGGCAGCTTTGATTCGCTGGGGGACAAAACCAGAACAGAAGACAGTCTCCGGTACCTTAAATAATATAGTTGAACGTGTAGAAAAGGCCAATTTGAAACCGCCGGCAATTACTATTGTTGGAGAGGTTGTACAGCTAAGAGATAAGATAAAGTGGTTTGAGAATGAACCGTTATTTGGTAAAAGAGTTTTAGTAACTAGATCTCGTACTCAGGCTAGCAGTTTATCGAAGAAATTATATCGATTAGGTGCTGAGCCTATAGAATGTCCAGCAATTAAGATAGTACCTCCTGAAGACTTTGCTCAATTGGATAAAGCTTTATTAAAGGCAGATGAATATGACTGGGCTGTCTTTACCAGTGTTAATGGGGTTAAAGCAGTAGTTAATCGTCTAAAAGAGCTTGGACGTGATGTGCGTGCTTTTGGTAGTGCTAAGATCTGTGCTATAGGTTCTAAGACTGCAGCTGAGCTCGAAAATTGGGGATTAAAAGTTGATTACGTTCCCGAAAAGTATGTTTCCGAATCTATACTTTCAGGGTTGGATGATGATTTGACTGGTGAAAAGTTCTTACTACCTCGTTCAGATATTTCTCGCCCAGCTCTTCCAGATGGATTAAAGAAGAGAGGCGCTGAAGTAAATAATGTAACTGCTTATAGAACGGTAACTGGCGAAGGAAATGAGAAAGCATTGGAATTAATAGATAAAGGAGAGGTGGATATTGTGACATTTACTAGTTCATCCACTGTTAGAAACTTCATCAAAATGTTAGACAGCCGGGATTACAATGGATTATTGAAATCTGTAACTATTGCCTGTATTGGACCGATAACTGCTGGAACAGCCGGAGAATTTGGTTTAGAAGTAGATATTATAGCTGAAGAATATACTATTGAAGGTTTAGTAGAAGCAGTATTAAATAATACTTAA
- the nirJ1 gene encoding putative heme d1 biosynthesis radical SAM protein NirJ1, whose product MIGVSKLLGGDNKFGDQLRYSKKSKNQKHGTRKGHGPVVVWNITRTCNLNCTHCYSDSDYKRYEGELKTAEAKEFIDDLDHFNVPVLLFSGGEPLIRDDIYELAEYTAQKGIRPTISTNGTLITKEVAQRLKNIGVGYVGISFDGMRETNDRFRGGDGAFDKALEGLHNCLDVGQKVGLRFTINRHNYHDLDDIFDLIENENIPRACFYHLVYSGRGSGMIKEDISNEKSRKAMDLIIDRTLDFQKRSLNKEILTVDNHADGIYIYLRMKKEYPQKAENILELLKRNGGNRSGIAIANVDWNGNVHPDQFTQNYTLGNIRKRNFSEIWTDTSQSEILAALRDRKSLLKGRCAKCQWLNICNGNFRPRAEAVYEDFWQEDPACYLTYEEIGLE is encoded by the coding sequence ATGATCGGGGTCTCAAAGTTACTAGGAGGGGATAATAAATTTGGCGATCAATTGAGATATAGCAAGAAATCAAAGAATCAAAAACATGGAACCAGAAAGGGACATGGACCAGTAGTTGTCTGGAATATAACTCGTACCTGTAATTTAAATTGTACACATTGTTATTCGGATTCTGATTACAAACGGTACGAGGGAGAACTAAAGACGGCAGAAGCTAAAGAATTTATTGATGATTTAGATCATTTTAATGTACCAGTACTTTTATTTTCGGGCGGTGAACCGTTAATTAGAGATGATATTTATGAACTGGCTGAATATACAGCTCAAAAAGGAATTAGACCTACAATTTCTACTAATGGGACTTTAATTACAAAAGAGGTAGCCCAGAGGTTAAAGAATATAGGTGTTGGTTATGTAGGGATTAGCTTTGACGGTATGCGCGAAACTAATGATAGGTTTCGGGGGGGAGATGGTGCCTTTGATAAGGCTTTAGAAGGATTACATAATTGTTTAGATGTTGGACAGAAGGTGGGACTAAGATTTACTATTAATAGGCATAATTATCATGACTTAGATGATATCTTTGATTTAATTGAAAATGAGAATATACCTCGGGCCTGTTTTTATCATTTAGTCTATTCTGGACGAGGAAGTGGAATGATTAAGGAAGATATAAGCAATGAAAAATCTCGAAAAGCTATGGATTTAATTATTGATAGAACTTTAGATTTTCAAAAGAGAAGTCTAAATAAAGAGATTTTAACTGTTGATAACCATGCTGATGGTATCTATATTTATCTACGTATGAAGAAAGAATATCCTCAGAAAGCTGAGAATATTCTTGAATTATTGAAAAGAAATGGCGGTAATCGCAGTGGTATAGCCATTGCTAATGTTGATTGGAATGGAAATGTTCATCCCGACCAGTTTACTCAGAATTATACTTTAGGAAATATCAGAAAAAGAAATTTTAGTGAGATCTGGACTGATACTTCGCAGAGTGAAATTTTAGCTGCTTTAAGGGATAGAAAATCTTTACTTAAAGGACGTTGTGCTAAATGCCAATGGTTGAATATCTGTAATGGTAACTTTAGACCAAGAGCTGAAGCAGTATATGAAGATTTTTGGCAGGAAGATCCAGCGTGTTATTTGACATATGAAGAAATTGGGTTAGAATGA
- the hemB gene encoding porphobilinogen synthase has product MFSGLIKRPRRLRNDNIRDLVRETGLSIDDLIYPLFVVPGKNIKEEIPSMPGNYHWSLDLLEKEIDRIVDLGIKAVILFGIPESKDERGSAAWAKDGIVQRACQKIKEKHPDLLVITDVCLCQYTDHGHCGVLEEGRVKNDSTLELLPKVAVSHVEAGADMVAPSDMMDGRVGAIRQALDDRGFNNTSIMAYSAKYASGFYGPFRDAAHSAPQEGDRRSYQMDPGNSREAVKETELDIEEGADIVMVKPALSYLDIIKTVKEEFNYPVAAYNVSGEFSLIKAAAEKGWINEQEVVLEMLMSMKRAGADLILTYFAKEVARWLNEGKIK; this is encoded by the coding sequence ATGTTTTCCGGTTTAATAAAACGTCCAAGGAGATTAAGAAATGATAATATTCGGGATTTAGTTAGAGAAACAGGATTGAGCATTGATGATTTAATTTATCCCTTGTTTGTAGTCCCGGGGAAAAATATAAAAGAAGAAATTCCTTCAATGCCAGGAAATTATCATTGGTCTTTAGATCTATTAGAAAAAGAAATTGATCGTATAGTTGATTTAGGGATTAAAGCAGTTATTTTATTTGGAATTCCTGAATCTAAAGATGAAAGAGGTTCTGCAGCTTGGGCTAAAGATGGAATTGTACAGCGGGCCTGCCAAAAGATTAAAGAAAAACATCCTGATTTGTTGGTAATTACTGATGTTTGCTTATGTCAATATACAGACCACGGTCACTGTGGAGTATTAGAAGAAGGTAGAGTTAAAAATGATTCGACACTGGAATTATTGCCTAAGGTAGCTGTTTCTCATGTCGAGGCTGGAGCCGATATGGTAGCTCCCTCTGATATGATGGATGGTAGAGTAGGAGCTATTCGACAGGCATTAGATGATAGAGGTTTTAATAATACTTCGATTATGGCTTATTCAGCTAAATATGCTTCCGGTTTCTATGGGCCTTTTAGAGATGCTGCCCATTCAGCACCACAGGAAGGTGACCGTCGTTCTTATCAGATGGATCCTGGCAATAGTAGAGAAGCAGTTAAAGAGACAGAGTTGGATATTGAAGAAGGTGCTGATATAGTAATGGTAAAACCAGCCCTATCTTACTTGGATATTATTAAAACAGTTAAGGAAGAGTTTAATTATCCAGTAGCAGCTTACAATGTTAGTGGAGAATTTTCTTTAATTAAAGCAGCGGCTGAGAAAGGCTGGATTAATGAACAAGAAGTTGTTTTAGAGATGCTTATGAGTATGAAGCGGGCGGGAGCTGATTTGATTTTAACATATTTTGCTAAAGAAGTAGCTAGATGGTTAAATGAAGGAAAAATAAAATAA
- the nirJ2 gene encoding putative heme d1 biosynthesis radical SAM protein NirJ2, with protein MIISWNVTKECNLYCKHCYRSSGPEEKQADELGTEEGKKLLTEIAKAGFKIVIFSGGEPLMREDIYELVEYAVSLGLRPVFGTNGTLITKKVANELKEAGTMAMGISLDSIDSEIHDKFRQVDGAWEKAVEGIKNCIEVNLPVQINTTISEVNYDEFEKITDFAVELGAKAHHPFFLVPTGRGKEIKENSMRAQRYHDMIDRILEKQKKVDIELKPTCAPQFMVTAKEKDMDMRFTRGCLAGISYCCILPNGEVHICPYLPVKAGNVREEPFSEIWEDSEIFVELREMDYNGSCGSCQHIDICGGCRARAYYYSDDIDYMAGEPWCNKEDSV; from the coding sequence ATGATTATTTCCTGGAATGTAACTAAAGAATGTAATTTATATTGTAAGCATTGTTATCGCAGCTCAGGTCCGGAAGAGAAGCAGGCTGATGAACTAGGTACAGAAGAAGGCAAAAAATTATTAACTGAAATAGCTAAAGCAGGATTTAAGATTGTGATTTTTAGTGGTGGAGAGCCATTAATGAGAGAGGATATTTATGAATTAGTGGAATATGCTGTTAGTTTAGGGCTGCGTCCTGTCTTTGGTACCAATGGTACTTTAATTACTAAAAAAGTAGCTAATGAATTAAAAGAAGCAGGAACTATGGCTATGGGGATTAGTCTTGATAGTATAGATTCTGAAATTCATGATAAATTTAGGCAAGTAGATGGTGCTTGGGAAAAAGCAGTTGAAGGAATTAAAAACTGTATTGAAGTAAATCTTCCAGTTCAAATTAATACTACAATTAGTGAGGTTAATTATGATGAGTTCGAAAAGATTACTGATTTTGCTGTCGAATTAGGAGCTAAAGCTCATCATCCTTTTTTCTTAGTTCCAACTGGTAGAGGCAAGGAGATTAAAGAGAATTCAATGCGAGCACAACGATATCATGATATGATTGATCGAATTCTAGAAAAGCAAAAAAAGGTAGATATTGAATTGAAACCTACTTGTGCTCCTCAGTTTATGGTGACAGCTAAAGAAAAAGATATGGATATGCGTTTTACTCGTGGTTGTCTTGCTGGAATATCTTATTGTTGTATTTTGCCTAACGGTGAGGTGCATATTTGTCCTTATCTTCCTGTTAAAGCAGGTAATGTTCGAGAAGAACCTTTTAGTGAAATTTGGGAAGATTCCGAAATATTTGTAGAGCTTAGAGAAATGGATTATAATGGTAGTTGCGGTAGTTGTCAGCATATTGATATATGCGGTGGATGTCGGGCTAGAGCTTACTATTATTCAGATGACATAGATTATATGGCTGGTGAACCCTGGTGTAATAAGGAGGATAGCGTGTGA
- a CDS encoding AsnC family transcriptional regulator, with protein sequence MKKELDPVNKKLLNLIQHNFSITSEPYKEIGEKLGLSTEEVIDRLKELKEASYIRRIGGVFDSKKLGYVSTLVACKVKETKYYEVANNINKYQGVTHNYRRDHEFNLWFTLIASSPEKLSQQLEEINELDGIEVLRNLPAKRFFKLGVNFELKQQDKEES encoded by the coding sequence GTGAAAAAAGAATTAGATCCTGTAAATAAAAAGTTATTAAATTTAATACAACATAATTTTTCGATTACATCTGAGCCTTATAAGGAGATTGGAGAAAAGTTAGGACTTAGCACTGAAGAAGTAATTGACCGATTAAAAGAGTTAAAAGAAGCCAGTTATATTCGTAGAATCGGAGGTGTTTTCGATTCTAAAAAATTAGGTTATGTTAGTACTTTAGTCGCTTGCAAAGTAAAAGAAACTAAATATTATGAGGTAGCCAATAATATAAATAAGTATCAGGGAGTTACTCATAATTATCGGCGTGATCATGAGTTTAATCTCTGGTTTACTTTAATTGCTTCTTCTCCAGAGAAATTAAGCCAACAGTTAGAAGAAATTAATGAATTAGATGGAATAGAAGTTTTAAGAAATCTTCCTGCTAAGCGATTCTTTAAATTAGGTGTGAATTTTGAGCTTAAGCAGCAGGACAAGGAGGAGTCGTGA
- a CDS encoding AsnC family transcriptional regulator, which yields MAVEINELDKSIIKEIQEELPLEARPYQQIAERIGISEEELLERLNILKEKEQLRRVGAILYHRELGYSANGMGAWIVPEGKREEIGRLMTTYDEISHVYERPTYPDWPYSLFSMIHGQSKEEVEKVADDISQRTGIEDYIILYSTEELKKVSMKYFSEDE from the coding sequence ATGGCAGTTGAAATTAATGAATTAGATAAATCAATTATTAAAGAGATTCAGGAAGAATTGCCTTTAGAAGCACGTCCTTATCAACAGATTGCTGAAAGAATAGGCATTAGCGAAGAAGAATTATTAGAACGATTAAATATATTAAAAGAAAAGGAGCAGTTAAGAAGAGTAGGAGCTATTCTCTATCATCGTGAACTAGGATATTCAGCTAACGGCATGGGGGCTTGGATTGTACCGGAAGGAAAGAGAGAAGAGATAGGTAGATTAATGACAACTTATGATGAGATTAGTCATGTTTATGAACGACCTACTTATCCTGACTGGCCATATAGTCTTTTCAGTATGATTCATGGTCAGAGCAAGGAAGAGGTAGAAAAAGTAGCTGATGATATTTCTCAGAGAACAGGTATTGAAGATTATATTATTTTATATAGTACAGAAGAATTAAAAAAGGTAAGTATGAAGTATTTTAGTGAAGATGAATAG
- the hemL gene encoding glutamate-1-semialdehyde 2,1-aminomutase, translated as MCFKESKELFTDAKKVIPGGVNSPVRAFSSVDTEPIFIEQAEGSKLYDADGNEYIDYVGSWGPMILGHAHPQVAEAVQKGAERGTSFGAPTELETELAELVVDAVPSIEKVRMVNSGTEATMSTLRLARGYTGKDKIIKLTGCYHGHGDSLLIDAGSGVTTLGIPGSPGIPESIAQQTIAAPYNDLEAIEEIFAEHGDEIAGIILEPVTGNMGVIEPKGGYLKGLREITDKYESLLIFDEVMTGFRVAYGGAQKRYGVTPDLTCLGKIIGGGLPVGAYGGKKEIMDYVAPDGPVYQAGTLSGNPLAMAAGIETLKLLQEPDVYEELEEKTDKLMTGFENNLDNLGLSYYQSGVGAMFSLFFTDQKVVDYSIVQTCDIEAFSLYFRKMLEEGIYLGCSQFEANFMSLAHTDKDLEKTIEANYNALKVVKENL; from the coding sequence ATGTGTTTTAAAGAATCTAAAGAATTATTTACAGATGCTAAGAAGGTAATACCTGGTGGAGTTAATAGTCCGGTGCGGGCTTTTAGTTCAGTAGATACTGAACCAATATTTATTGAACAGGCAGAGGGTTCGAAACTTTATGATGCAGATGGTAATGAATATATCGATTATGTTGGTTCTTGGGGACCGATGATTCTTGGTCATGCTCATCCTCAGGTAGCAGAAGCAGTTCAAAAAGGAGCAGAGAGAGGAACTAGTTTTGGAGCACCAACTGAATTAGAAACTGAATTGGCTGAGTTGGTTGTAGATGCTGTTCCTTCAATTGAGAAGGTTCGAATGGTTAATTCAGGTACTGAAGCAACCATGAGTACTCTTCGTTTAGCTCGAGGTTATACTGGAAAGGATAAGATTATTAAATTAACTGGTTGTTATCATGGCCATGGAGATAGTCTTTTGATTGATGCTGGCTCAGGGGTAACTACATTAGGAATTCCTGGTAGTCCTGGTATACCGGAAAGCATTGCTCAGCAGACAATTGCTGCTCCTTATAATGATTTAGAAGCTATTGAAGAAATTTTTGCTGAGCATGGTGATGAAATTGCTGGAATTATTTTAGAACCAGTTACAGGTAATATGGGGGTTATTGAGCCAAAAGGGGGATATTTAAAAGGATTACGTGAGATTACAGATAAATATGAGTCATTATTAATCTTTGATGAAGTGATGACCGGATTTAGAGTTGCTTACGGAGGAGCACAGAAGAGATACGGAGTAACTCCAGATCTAACATGTTTAGGTAAAATTATTGGCGGAGGCCTTCCAGTAGGTGCCTACGGCGGCAAAAAAGAAATCATGGACTACGTTGCTCCTGATGGTCCTGTTTATCAAGCAGGAACTTTATCTGGGAATCCTTTAGCTATGGCAGCTGGAATTGAGACGTTAAAATTATTGCAGGAGCCTGATGTTTATGAAGAATTAGAAGAAAAAACTGATAAACTAATGACAGGTTTTGAAAATAACTTAGACAATCTAGGTTTATCTTACTATCAATCTGGAGTTGGGGCTATGTTTAGTCTTTTCTTTACAGATCAAAAAGTAGTTGATTATTCTATTGTACAGACTTGTGATATTGAAGCTTTTAGTCTTTATTTCAGAAAGATGTTAGAGGAAGGGATTTATTTAGGTTGTTCGCAGTTTGAAGCCAATTTTATGTCACTAGCTCATACAGATAAAGACTTGGAAAAGACAATTGAAGCTAATTATAATGCATTAAAGGTTGTTAAAGAGAATCTATAA
- a CDS encoding FAD:protein FMN transferase encodes MQTKKKISLIIVILLVFLGGTITLYRMTSSPPKYETKEFLMDTMVSLEVTGQEAKKAGQAAIKAMRQTADRSTRYNEDSIISKINKEAGNKPIKVNDDILIMIKAAKKYGRLTEGKFDITIAPVIDLWNFETGKNLVPSTKKIEEKLELVDYKKIIINENEKTVMLAKSGMKIDLGGIAKGYIVDQAADVLKKFNIKSALINAGGNIRTIGTKSSGDKWRLGIKNPRDNSKDPKDNYLNIIEVKETNVVTSGDYERYFKKEGRRYHHILDPNTGYPARGLASVTIISDSSFKADILSTALFILGFKEAKSYIKEHDDIEGMLVTTDLNKWRSKGFKELIAD; translated from the coding sequence ATGCAGACGAAGAAGAAGATAAGTTTAATTATAGTTATTCTTTTAGTTTTTTTAGGAGGGACTATAACATTATATAGGATGACCTCTTCTCCTCCAAAATATGAGACCAAAGAATTTTTAATGGATACTATGGTTTCGTTAGAAGTAACTGGTCAAGAAGCTAAAAAGGCTGGACAGGCTGCTATAAAAGCTATGCGTCAGACTGCTGATAGATCTACTAGATATAATGAAGACAGTATTATCAGTAAAATTAATAAAGAAGCTGGTAATAAACCGATTAAAGTAAATGATGATATTTTAATTATGATCAAGGCAGCCAAAAAGTATGGCAGATTAACTGAAGGAAAATTTGATATTACTATTGCTCCTGTAATTGATTTATGGAATTTTGAGACTGGAAAAAATTTAGTTCCTTCAACTAAAAAGATAGAAGAAAAGTTAGAATTAGTTGATTACAAAAAAATTATTATTAATGAAAATGAGAAAACAGTTATGCTTGCTAAGTCAGGAATGAAGATTGATTTAGGCGGGATAGCTAAAGGATATATAGTTGATCAGGCAGCAGATGTTTTGAAGAAATTTAATATTAAATCGGCTTTAATTAATGCTGGAGGTAATATTAGAACTATTGGAACTAAGTCTAGTGGAGATAAGTGGAGGTTAGGAATTAAAAATCCAAGAGATAACAGTAAAGATCCAAAAGATAATTATTTAAATATAATTGAAGTTAAAGAAACTAATGTAGTAACTTCCGGTGACTATGAACGATATTTTAAGAAAGAAGGACGTCGATATCATCATATATTGGATCCTAATACTGGTTATCCAGCTCGTGGATTAGCTAGCGTAACTATAATTTCTGATTCATCATTTAAGGCAGATATTCTTTCAACTGCTTTATTTATTTTAGGTTTTAAAGAAGCTAAGTCTTATATTAAAGAACATGATGATATAGAAGGAATGTTAGTAACTACAGATCTTAATAAATGGAGGAGTAAAGGATTTAAAGAGTTAATTGCTGATTAG